A part of Microbacterium atlanticum genomic DNA contains:
- a CDS encoding ComF family protein — MRELWVAARAAGADALALLLPLWCAGCDEPDVALCERCLIALAPDPRRRVVEADGGDVVVWSGLAFDGVAARVVRAIKEDGRTGLARALAPALEAALAHTGDADALLVPMPTSRAAYRRRGFRMPDLVMRRTGRHVRRVLSAVRTTADQRGLDRDQRRRNVAHSLAAPGAGGLRVIVVDDVLTTGASLAEAVRALRAAGADVVGAVTIAATPRRLPSGW, encoded by the coding sequence ATGCGAGAACTGTGGGTCGCGGCGCGCGCGGCGGGAGCCGACGCGTTGGCCCTCCTGCTGCCGCTGTGGTGCGCCGGGTGCGACGAGCCCGACGTCGCGCTGTGCGAACGCTGCCTCATCGCGCTCGCGCCCGATCCACGACGTCGTGTCGTCGAGGCCGACGGGGGCGACGTGGTGGTGTGGAGCGGGCTGGCGTTCGACGGCGTCGCGGCGCGCGTGGTGCGAGCCATCAAGGAGGACGGCCGCACCGGCCTGGCGCGCGCGCTGGCGCCCGCGCTCGAGGCGGCGCTGGCGCACACCGGCGACGCGGACGCCCTGCTCGTCCCCATGCCGACGTCCCGCGCCGCCTACCGCCGCCGCGGCTTCCGGATGCCCGACCTCGTGATGCGACGCACCGGTCGGCACGTGCGCCGCGTGCTGTCGGCGGTGCGCACGACAGCCGACCAGCGCGGGCTCGACCGCGATCAGCGGCGCCGCAACGTCGCGCACAGTCTCGCCGCGCCGGGCGCCGGCGGGCTGCGGGTGATCGTGGTCGACGATGTGCTGACGACGGGTGCCAGTCTCGCGGAGGCGGTGCGGGCGCTGAGGGCGGCGGGGGCCGATGTGGTGGGGGCGGTCACCATCGCCGCCACGCCCAGGCGTCTTCCGTCGGGGTGGTGA
- the mtrB gene encoding MtrAB system histidine kinase MtrB, with amino-acid sequence MAPLTGWRLWRAWPGNMAALWRRSLRFRTILVTIGLTALAVVVACVWMALAIQNDLFASRRDQVLVDAEQARAAAQRTLDAAVQSDAVQMQNVMTLAFTALRDQSSADMVAAYRIGPPVPDAPQDFSTAEGVIDELLTVPMRTLVRTTPDRQIWQPVSLPDGGQASVPGIVVGQQLDIQGVASYELYLAYDLANAPQTLSFVQRTLWVVGIGLVLLISGIAWFVLRSVTTPISEAADTSAKLASGQLDVRLEVRGEDELATLGRSFNAMADSIESQIKELAELSLVQQRFVSDVSHELRTPMTTIRLAADMINDQRDEFDPATARAAELLNAQVQRFETLLTDLLEISRYDAGSVQLELEPTSLAHLAEDVIASMHQLAEQHGSDVRLVAPGGYSPVDMDPRRVRRVVRNLLGNAIEHGEGRPIVVTVDSNQQAVAIGVRDYGMGMKPEEAERVFDRFWRADPSRKRTIGGTGLGLSIALGDAKLHGGELAVWSAPGRGTHFVLTLPRKDAALDGTSPIALEPGDDAVAPFDELGLTEPITVPGAGVAQGAAGGADAATRGGSA; translated from the coding sequence ATGGCACCGCTCACCGGGTGGCGTCTGTGGCGGGCGTGGCCGGGGAACATGGCGGCCCTGTGGCGCCGGTCGCTGCGGTTCCGCACGATCCTGGTGACCATCGGCCTCACGGCGCTCGCGGTGGTCGTCGCGTGCGTGTGGATGGCCCTGGCCATCCAGAACGACCTCTTCGCGTCGCGCCGCGACCAGGTTCTCGTCGACGCGGAGCAGGCGCGGGCCGCCGCGCAGCGGACGCTGGATGCCGCGGTGCAGAGCGACGCGGTGCAGATGCAGAACGTGATGACACTCGCCTTCACCGCGCTGCGCGACCAGTCCTCGGCCGACATGGTCGCCGCCTACCGCATCGGGCCGCCGGTGCCCGACGCCCCCCAGGACTTCTCGACGGCGGAGGGGGTGATCGACGAGCTGCTGACCGTTCCGATGCGCACGCTCGTGCGCACCACCCCCGACCGTCAGATCTGGCAGCCCGTCTCGCTGCCGGACGGGGGCCAGGCGAGCGTCCCCGGAATCGTCGTCGGACAGCAGCTCGACATCCAGGGCGTGGCGTCCTACGAGCTCTACCTCGCCTACGACCTCGCCAACGCCCCGCAGACGCTGTCATTCGTGCAGCGCACGCTGTGGGTCGTGGGCATCGGGCTGGTGCTGCTCATCAGCGGGATCGCGTGGTTCGTCCTTCGCTCGGTGACGACGCCGATCAGCGAGGCGGCCGACACCAGCGCCAAGCTGGCGTCCGGCCAGCTCGACGTGAGGCTCGAGGTGCGCGGCGAGGACGAGCTGGCCACCCTCGGCCGGTCGTTCAACGCGATGGCCGACAGCATCGAGTCGCAGATCAAGGAGCTGGCCGAGCTGTCGCTCGTGCAGCAGCGGTTCGTGTCGGACGTCTCCCACGAGCTGCGCACGCCGATGACCACCATCCGGCTCGCGGCCGACATGATCAACGACCAGCGCGACGAGTTCGACCCCGCCACGGCGCGCGCGGCCGAGCTGCTCAATGCGCAGGTGCAGCGGTTCGAGACGCTCCTGACCGACCTGCTGGAGATCAGCCGGTACGACGCCGGCTCGGTGCAGCTCGAGCTCGAGCCGACCAGTCTCGCCCACCTCGCCGAGGACGTCATCGCCTCGATGCACCAGCTCGCGGAGCAGCACGGCAGCGACGTGCGCCTGGTGGCGCCGGGCGGCTACTCGCCGGTCGACATGGACCCCCGCCGCGTGCGCCGCGTCGTGCGCAACCTCCTCGGCAATGCCATCGAGCACGGCGAGGGCCGCCCCATCGTGGTCACCGTGGACAGCAACCAGCAGGCGGTCGCCATCGGCGTGCGCGACTACGGGATGGGCATGAAGCCCGAGGAGGCGGAGCGCGTCTTCGACCGGTTCTGGCGTGCGGATCCATCGCGCAAGCGCACGATCGGCGGCACCGGTCTCGGCCTGTCGATCGCACTGGGCGACGCGAAGCTGCACGGCGGCGAGCTGGCGGTGTGGTCCGCGCCCGGCCGCGGCACGCACTTCGTGCTCACGCTGCCGCGCAAGGACGCCGCCCTGGACGGGACGTCGCCCATCGCGCTGGAGCCGGGCGACGACGCGGTGGCGCCCTTCGACGAGCTGGGCCTCACCGAGCCGATCACGGTGCCGGGGGCGGGTGTGGCGCAGGGCGCCGCGGGGGGAGCGGATGCCGCGACGCGAGGAGGATCCGCATGA
- a CDS encoding LpqB family beta-propeller domain-containing protein, with protein MTRARGILALLLAACAFVVTGCAGFPTTGPVEYGLETGDTGDGSQNVAFIPNRPQPGASPAQIVEGFIDAGSGPGVGGNWAVAREFLAPALQDTWKPEAGVIVDERAERDYVERDDGVVGFAFDVVATVDNIGAYERAELAPGEQVFRLEQRADGEWRITEAPDGIWLDEAQFPTVFHRYPLMYFDPAWEYLVPDVRWFPVTTAASSIAGALVNGPPAEWLAASVATAFPDDVTAVPSVPIDENGVAEVELSEGIVGASAVALDRMLTQLEASLSAAGASDVVMSVESTPIDAQPVAVRSTRVPAAPLVLVEEGFGFLTGDELDRIPGLSEAVESAAPTSVQVAPDRTVAAAKLASGAVARLSATVVEPEVLDTRADLVDPTIDRLGIVWSVPRTAPGAVRAYLPGGEVVEVADAWAEATWIAGMALSRDGTRIAATVVSGGRSMLWVAGVLRNADGVPEALGTPVRLVGVGGTGLGVTWIDDVTVGVLGSGETESVVVEQVVGAPTTTSTAAAGMKSIAGGSGISSLRLLALDGTLYVKRGTTWQPTATGIQVLATQQGAPQ; from the coding sequence ATGACCCGGGCACGCGGCATCCTGGCTCTCCTGCTCGCCGCGTGCGCGTTCGTCGTCACCGGCTGCGCGGGCTTCCCGACCACCGGGCCGGTCGAGTACGGACTCGAGACGGGCGACACCGGAGACGGCTCGCAGAACGTCGCCTTCATCCCGAACCGGCCCCAGCCGGGCGCCTCTCCGGCGCAGATCGTGGAAGGCTTCATCGACGCGGGCTCGGGTCCCGGCGTCGGCGGCAACTGGGCGGTCGCCCGCGAGTTCCTCGCGCCGGCGCTGCAGGACACGTGGAAGCCGGAGGCCGGCGTCATCGTCGACGAGCGCGCGGAGCGTGACTACGTGGAGCGGGACGACGGCGTCGTGGGGTTCGCGTTCGACGTCGTGGCCACCGTCGACAACATCGGCGCCTACGAGCGCGCCGAGCTCGCGCCGGGCGAGCAGGTCTTCCGCCTCGAGCAGCGCGCCGACGGCGAGTGGCGCATCACGGAGGCGCCCGACGGCATCTGGCTGGACGAGGCGCAGTTCCCGACCGTGTTCCACCGCTACCCGCTGATGTACTTCGATCCGGCGTGGGAGTACCTGGTCCCGGACGTGCGGTGGTTCCCCGTGACCACGGCCGCCAGCAGCATCGCCGGGGCGCTGGTGAACGGTCCGCCCGCCGAGTGGCTGGCCGCGTCGGTGGCGACGGCGTTCCCCGACGACGTCACCGCGGTGCCCTCGGTGCCGATCGACGAGAACGGGGTGGCCGAGGTCGAGCTCAGCGAGGGCATCGTCGGCGCGAGCGCGGTCGCGCTGGACCGGATGCTGACGCAGCTGGAGGCGAGTCTCAGTGCGGCAGGAGCCTCCGACGTCGTGATGAGCGTCGAGTCCACCCCCATCGACGCCCAGCCCGTGGCGGTGCGCTCCACGCGCGTCCCGGCCGCTCCCCTCGTGCTCGTCGAGGAGGGCTTCGGCTTCCTCACCGGCGACGAGCTCGACAGGATCCCCGGGCTGTCCGAGGCCGTCGAGAGCGCGGCGCCGACGAGCGTCCAGGTCGCGCCCGACCGGACCGTCGCCGCCGCGAAGCTCGCGTCGGGAGCCGTGGCGCGGCTCAGCGCGACGGTCGTCGAGCCGGAGGTGCTCGACACCCGCGCGGACCTCGTCGACCCGACGATCGACCGGCTGGGGATCGTGTGGAGCGTGCCGCGCACGGCACCCGGTGCGGTGCGCGCGTACCTGCCCGGCGGCGAGGTCGTCGAGGTCGCCGATGCGTGGGCCGAGGCGACGTGGATCGCGGGGATGGCTCTCTCGCGAGACGGCACGCGGATCGCCGCCACCGTGGTCTCCGGCGGCCGGTCGATGCTGTGGGTGGCCGGCGTCCTGCGCAACGCGGACGGCGTGCCGGAAGCACTGGGCACGCCCGTCCGGCTCGTCGGCGTCGGGGGCACCGGCCTCGGGGTCACCTGGATCGACGACGTGACGGTCGGCGTGCTGGGCAGCGGCGAGACGGAGTCGGTGGTCGTCGAGCAGGTGGTCGGCGCGCCCACCACGACCTCGACGGCAGCCGCGGGAATGAAGTCGATCGCCGGCGGCAGCGGGATATCGAGCCTGCGCCTGCTGGCGCTCGACGGCACGCTTTACGTCAAGCGCGGCACCACGTGGCAGCCGACCGCCACCGGGATCCAGGTGCTCGCCACCCAACAGGGGGCGCCGCAATAA
- the hpf gene encoding ribosome hibernation-promoting factor, HPF/YfiA family — translation METSIVGVGVGITDRFRSVVEEKAARIQNLAPRAQRVDVKVTHRAYHNGRMEDETVELTVNGKGPVIRAEATDGDKFTALDLAVDKLCEQLRRAKDKRVDARNHPRGAKFEKGSGALQGIDVQPASVDVLRAVATGEIPIITGNEDEEGYTPVVIRTKEFHPEWMSVEEAVDRMELVGHDFFLFIDARTDHPSVVYRRKGWDYGVISLTTQAQPEELAS, via the coding sequence ATGGAAACCAGCATCGTCGGCGTGGGAGTGGGGATCACCGATCGCTTCCGCAGTGTCGTCGAGGAGAAGGCGGCCCGTATCCAGAACCTCGCGCCGCGCGCTCAGCGCGTGGATGTCAAGGTCACCCACCGCGCCTATCACAACGGGCGCATGGAGGACGAGACCGTCGAGCTCACCGTCAACGGCAAGGGGCCCGTCATCCGGGCCGAAGCGACGGACGGCGACAAGTTCACCGCTCTCGACCTCGCCGTCGACAAGCTGTGCGAGCAGCTGCGACGTGCCAAGGACAAGCGCGTCGACGCGCGCAACCACCCCCGCGGCGCCAAGTTCGAGAAGGGGAGCGGCGCCCTCCAGGGGATCGATGTGCAGCCGGCATCCGTCGACGTGCTCCGCGCGGTCGCGACCGGCGAGATCCCGATCATCACCGGCAACGAGGACGAAGAGGGCTACACCCCCGTCGTCATCCGCACCAAGGAGTTCCATCCCGAGTGGATGTCGGTGGAGGAGGCGGTCGACCGCATGGAGCTGGTCGGCCACGACTTCTTCCTCTTCATCGACGCCCGCACCGACCACCCCAGCGTCGTCTACCGGCGCAAGGGGTGGGACTACGGCGTCATCTCACTGACCACGCAGGCGCAGCCGGAGGAACTGGCGTCCTGA
- the mtrA gene encoding MtrAB system response regulator MtrA — protein sequence MTSRILVVDDDTALAEMIGIVLRTEGFETAFCADGAQAVEAWRTERPDLILLDLMLPGMDGIEICTRIRAESGIPIIMLTARTDTADVVRGLESGADDYIVKPFNPKELVARIRTRLRPASQPANDTLRIGDLTVDVAAHEVRRGEAPIALTPLEFELLVALASKPQQVFSREMLLEQVWGYHYKADTRLVNVHVQRLRAKVEKDPDNPKIVTTVRGVGYRAGAVV from the coding sequence ATGACTTCACGCATCCTGGTGGTCGACGATGACACCGCCCTGGCCGAGATGATCGGCATCGTGCTGCGCACGGAAGGATTCGAGACGGCCTTCTGCGCCGACGGCGCGCAGGCCGTCGAGGCCTGGCGCACGGAGCGTCCCGACCTGATCCTGCTCGACCTCATGCTCCCGGGCATGGACGGGATCGAGATCTGCACGCGCATCCGCGCCGAGTCCGGCATCCCGATCATCATGCTGACCGCGCGCACCGACACCGCGGACGTCGTGCGGGGTCTGGAGTCCGGCGCCGACGACTACATCGTGAAGCCGTTCAACCCCAAGGAGCTCGTCGCGCGCATCCGCACCCGCCTGCGGCCGGCGTCCCAGCCCGCGAACGACACGCTGCGCATCGGCGACCTCACCGTCGACGTCGCCGCTCACGAGGTGCGCCGCGGCGAGGCGCCGATCGCGCTGACCCCGCTGGAGTTCGAGCTGCTCGTGGCGCTCGCCTCCAAGCCGCAGCAGGTGTTCTCCCGCGAGATGCTGCTGGAGCAGGTGTGGGGGTACCACTACAAGGCCGACACGAGGCTGGTGAACGTGCACGTGCAGCGGCTGCGCGCGAAGGTCGAGAAGGACCCCGACAACCCGAAGATCGTCACGACGGTGCGCGGCGTCGGGTACCGCGCCGGCGCCGTCGTCTGA